The nucleotide window CGGAATCGCTGTCTCCATCCGGCAGGGACAGGGAGATAAAAAGGAAGCCTCACGGATATTCACGGCCGCGGTTTTTGGCACAGCGGTCCTCGGCATTCTGGCTCTGATTTTTGGAGTCTTAATGAGCGGTTCTCTGCTTCCGCTTCTGGGCGCTCGGACATTCTCCGAGCAGGACGCGGCGGGAGAATACGTCCGGATCCTGTTCATGGGTATGCCGTTCCTTCTGCTCTGCGGCGTGCTGAACGCCTTTATCCGAAATGACAGCCATCCCGGAGTCGCAATGGCGGGCACCCTGATCTCCATTTTCTCAAATTTAATCCTGCTGTGGCTGTTCATCGGCGGGATGAAACTTCCGGTCTCCTGTATCGCGGCGGCGTCTGTGATTTCCAATGGGCTTTGTGTCCTGTTCTATCTGGGATATTTTTTGAGCGGAAGATCTGTCCTGAGGTTCCGGATAGGCTTCCGGGCGGGCAATCTGAAAGAAATCGCACAGCCGGGTTTTGCGGGAAGCATGATTTTTCTGGCTCAGACGATTCTGACGGTCATCATCAACAACGTCCTGCTGGACGTGTCGGGGACATCGGGGATTGCGGCATACGGCGTGGTGAAATATGCGGTCACATTCATCTATGCGGTTTATGACAGCGTGAATCATGCGGCTCAGCCCATGTTCAGTGTCTACTATGGAGAACAGGACGTAAAAAGCATACGCCTGACGGCTAAAACCGCCGGCCGCGTCCTGGCCTGCGGAGCCGTGCTCCTCTGTCTTTTATTGTGTGCGGGGGCCCCGTATCTGTCCCTTCTGTTTTCCCTGAACGTTACGGCGGCAGTTCGGATGATCGGCCTGTCCTGTCTGTTTTCTTCAGCGGCGGCGTTCTTAAACAGCCTTTACCGGTCCACGGGGAAACCGGGTCTGTCCTTGATATTCACGGTGCTTGATAACCTTTTATTTCCGGCTCTGTTCATCTGGGTGCTGGTATATGGGGCCGGGCTTTCAGAAAATGGGGTCTGGGCCTCTCTTCTCCTATCGGAGGTGCTGACACTTCTGACGGCTGTCCTGGTGACGAAAGGCAGTCTGCTTCAGATACGGGCATCGGAAATCCCGGAGGATCGGATTTATCAGACACTGATCTTGAACGAAGAGGCCAATATCGTTGCACTCAATGAAGAAATTGAAGCGTTCTGCAATAAAAACGGGATAGACGGAAAAAAACAGTATTATATCCTGCTTTGCATCGAGGAAATTGCGGTCAATATCATCAAATATGGGTTCAAGGACGGCAAAAAACATTACATCGATATCCGGATCGCAGTTGGAGAGCAGGTGCTCTTAAATATCCGTGATGACGCCGTTCAGTTCGATCCGACGGCAAAAAAGGACGCGGATATCACGGCCGGCGCGGAATCAAGAGATATCGGAGGGCTGGGGATTTATCTGGTAAAGAAAGTGGCGAAGGAATTCAGCTATAAACGAGTCATCGGCTTTAATAATCTCCACATCGTACTGTAAAGGAGGGAACGAGGTTGAATGTTATTTTGGATTCACTCCGGGACAAAAAGAACTGGCTCCGGCTGGTCCTTTCCGCCGTGCTGTTTTTTGCGGTGGCCCTTCCCTTCCGGCAGCTGCTCTCTCTGATGCCCGGAATCACGGAAATACGGCCGGCAAATGTGATACCTCCGGTGCTGGGACTCATGTGGGGCCCTGCCGCGGCGTTCGGTACGGCGATCGGGAATCTGATCTCTGATATGATTTCCGGAAGCAATGCTTTTGTGTGTATTATGGGATTCCTGGCTAATTTTTTTTATGCTTATCTGCCTTATAAGCTGTGGTATTCTTTTCGGGTCGATGAAAAAGACCTCTACCCGACACTTGGCAGTGTGCGGAAGATACTCAAGTACATTTATGTGATCCTTCTGGATTCCCTGGTGGTGACCGGGATGCTGTCCCTGATTTTTGAAACGGCAGGATTTTCCGGAAGCGGAAGCTCTTATGCGCTGCTGTTTTTCAATAATTTTGACTTTGCGGTTCTGTTGGGAGTCCCCATCCTGATATTTTTGGAACGTTTTCATCCCGACTACTATGTGCCTGGCGCAAAGCGCAGGAAAAAGGGGAGCTATCTTCGTTTTGACTGTATGCTCTTTGCAGCGGCGGCCCTGGGCCTGGGATGGTTCTGGATATCATTTTTGAGAGGAGCGCCGGTGGAAAGTATAAAAGCGCCGGCACTGCTTGCAGTTTCCATGGTCCTGGTGTTTCCATCAGTGGGAAAACCCTTTAATTTTGATAAAAAAGAGCAGCTCAGAAATATCCGGGAAGTAAAGACTACAATCAAGACAAAGGTGGTCATCGGGTTTTTGATGCTCGCCGTCATTTTTATCGCCTTTGTGGGCCTCACGGCTTATCATTCCCAGACAGGAGATGATACGCTGACCCATTGGCGCTATGTCTATCAGATAGTAGGCCTTGCGATCAATATTATTTTTGCCGTGGCGATCGTGTTCCTGTGGTATGTGGAGCGGAATATCGTCGACCCTCTGGAGAGATTGGCAGAAAACGTCAGGGAGTTCGCGGCCCAGCCCGCGGATTCGGGAGAGATACCAGAGCCAAAGATCACGGACATTGATACGGGGGATGAGATAACCCTTCTGGCAGATTCCTGCAATACCATGATGCGCGATATCACTGCCTATATGCACGACTTAAGGGCCGTCACTGCAGAAAAGGAGCGCATCGGGGCAGAGCTCTCCGTGGCGACTGAAATCCAGGCCTCGATGCTGCCCTGCATCTTTCCGGCGTTTCCGGAACGGCCGGAATTCGATATCTATGCTACCATGACCCCAGCGAAGGAAGTAGGAGGAGATTTCTATGATTTTTTCCTGGTGGATGATGATCATTTGGCGATAGTGATCGCCGACGTATCCGGAAAAGGAGTGCCGGCCGCCCTTTTTATGGTCATTGCCAAAACGCTTCTTAAAAACTGCGCTCAGACCGGCCTCTCTCCCAAGGCAGTATTGGAGAAGGTTAATAACCAGCTCTGTGAGAATAACGAAGCGCAGATGTTTGTGACCGTCTGGCTGGGAATCCTGGAAATCTCTGCCGGCCGCCTCACCTGTGCCAACGCGGGGCATGAGTATCCGGCTCTGAGAAAGGATGGCGGGGACTATGAACTCGTGAAGGATAAGCACGGATTTGTGCTGGCGGGCATGGAGGATGCCCGCTACCGGGAGTATGAGTTGGAACTCGGCCCCGGCGACAGCCTGTATGTCTATACGGACGGGGTGGCTGAGGCGACGGACGGGGACAATACGCTTTTTGGGACAGAGCGGATGCTGGAGTCTTTGAACCGCCACAAAGAAGCAGCGCCGGGAGAATTTCTTTCCCTTATCAAAGAAGATATCGACGCCTTTGTGGGCAGCGCCCCTCAGTTTGACGATATCACCATGGTGAGCCTGCGGCTCAGAGGAGCGAAGGAGAGAGGATCATGAAAGAGTTAACGGTGGCGGCCACTCTGGAGAATCTGAGTGCCGTACAGGACTTTATTGAACGGGAACTGGAACAGAATGACTGTCCCATGAAAGCCATTATGCAGATTTCCATAGCTGTGGAGGAAATCTATGTCAACATTGCTCACTACGCTTATAATCCTTCAGTCGGGAAGGCCACCATCCGATGCGAGGTCGGGGGAGAGCCGGTCCATGTGACTATTCAGTTCATGGACAGCGGAACGCCTTTTGATCCGCTGGCAAAGAAGGATGCCGACACGACCCTTTCCGCGGATGAGAGAGGGATCGGCGGGCTCGGCATACTCATGGTGAAAAAATCCATGGACCAGGTGGACTACGCTTATGAGAGCGGGAAAAACATTCTGACGATACGAAAGGAATTGAATAAATGACGGGCGGCATGGAGCAGTATGGCTGCGCGGTGGCCCTCCAGACGGCAGTGTCCATAGAGACCGCCGGCGTGATGCGGCTGTATGGGGAATGGCGGACTCTTCATTATCCGGGCGACAGCCAGATTTACTATGAGACAGAATTTGAGCGGGACGGAAAACACTTTCGTCTGGTCACGGCTCAGCAGGAGGAAATGGGGATGCCCGCGGCAGTGTCGCTTTCCCATAAGCTGATAGAACGGTTCCGTCCCAGGTACCTGATCATGCCGGGGATAGCCGCCGGGATAGGGGCGGAACAGATCTTCGGCGACGTGATTGCCGCCGACACGGTCTGGAACTATTCCTATGGAAAATTCGTCAGTGCCGATGAAGCGGGCATACAGTTTGGAACCGTGGGCTTTCTGCCGCGTCCCACCAGCCTCTATCTGGATAAGGAGGTAGAGCGTTACGTCCGAAGGGCCGCCAAAGCGCCGGACAATGAGTTCCATGTCCATATCGGCCCCATGGCCTGCGGCACGGCAGTCGTCTCCAACAGCGAGGTGGTGGAGAAACAGGTGAGGGCACAGTTTCCTCTGACGGCAGGACTTGATATGGAGTCCTACGGCGTCTTTTACGCGGCCCGCCACGCGTCGGGCCTTAAGCCGGAGCCGGTCGTAGTAAAAAGCATCTGTGATTTTGCCGACGAAGGAAAGAACCATATCTATCAGAAATTCGCGTCGTTTACCAGTTCGGAATTTGCCAGACTGCTTTATGAAAAGTATCTTCCGCTTGAATAAAGAAAGGTGTTTTTATGGAATTGACACAAGACCTGCTTAATGGACTGCTGGGCTGTGCGGAAGCCCTTTATATCGTGGAGGAAGTCAGCAAGACAGTTGTGTACATAAGCTGTTTTCCCAGTAGGAGCAAGACGGGAGGGCCATTTCTTGGCGAAGTCTGCTATAAGGCTTTTTTGGGGAGGGAGGAACCCTGCCCCTTCTGCCCTTCTCTGTCCGAAAATCAGGACGATGGAGCTCCCCCTTACACCTGGGATTATTTTGAACCGGATTCCGGGCAGTGGCTGAAGATCAAAAACCGCCTGGTCACGTCAAAAGGGATTCAGTACCGTGTTGGGAATATCAATGTCATCAGCGATATGATGGGACTCGGATGTGACGCAGTAAAGGAAGTCGGGATGATGCAGCGGCTCATCCTGGAAAGAGATGAGATGCGCGACCAGCTGTTTTATGAGCTGAGCCACGACCGGCTTACCGGACTTTTAAACAGGAACCAGTATAATCGGGACCTGGAAAGTGTCTACCGGGAACCGAAAGCGTATGGGATCCTGTATTTTGACCTGAATAACCTGAAGGAGGCGAATGACCGGTTTAATCATTCCGAGGGGGACGCCCTGCTCCGCCGACTGGCAGATTCCATTCGTACCGCTTTGTGTGAGGACCGATTCGGTTACCGGTTAGGCGGCGACGAGTTCCTGATCGTTTGGGCCGGATGCTCTAAAGAGGAGCTGAACCGTTGCAGGGATGATATCCTGCGGGAGCTGCGGCAGCGGGATGAAGGGCAGAGACTTGTCTGCAGCGTAGCGGTAGGGGATGCTTGGAACGGCTGTACGAAAGATCTGGAACAGCTGGTGTTGGAAGCAGATAAACGGATGTATGAGGAAAAGAGGAGAATCAAAGGCCATGGAACAGAATGAAGTGTTCAGAAAAACCAATTTGGAACGGATCTCATCGCCGGAGAAATTGAACGATTATATAAAGGTCATCAATCCCAGTGTCGTGATCATGCTGGCAGCATTGGGCCTTCTGCTGGCCGGAGGCCTGATATGGGGATTTTTGGGTAATATCCCTCTGACAGTCAGCGCTTCGGGAGCCTTTTATTCTGCTGAGGGAGACGAAACCTGTGACAGGCTGGCTGTGGTCGTACCTTCAGAAGATGCGGGAAGCCTGCAGACAGGGATGGAGGTTCAGGTTTCACCCAGCACGGCGGGGCGAGATTCCTACGGTTTTATCCGGGGAAAAATAGCGGAGATCGAGACGTATCCGGTGACGGAAGAAGAATTGACGGAGCTCTTGGGCAGCGAAAAGCTGCCGGAACTCATCATGCCGGATACGGCGGGAATTCTTGTGACGGTGGAGCTGGAGACGGATGAAAATACAGCGAGCGGCTTAAAATGGTCGTCCGTCAAAGGCAGAGAAGTGGCCGTCCGGCCCGGTACGACGGCCGCGGCCCTGGTGGTCCTTAAAAATCAGAAGCCGATCGATTTGATCCTGGAAAACTAAGGAGTTGGCAGATATGGTAAAACCGGTGAAAGTACCAGTGATCATACAGATGGAAGCTTTGGAGTGCGGCGCGGCTTCCCTGGCGATGATCATGGCGTATTATGAAAAATGGGTCCCGTTGGAACAGGTCCGTATTGCCTGCGGCGTTTCCAGGGACGGCAGCAGCTTAAAGGGTCTTAAGGCAGCCGCCGCGGAATACGGGTTCCAGGCAAAGGCTTATCGCTATGAGCTGGAGGCTGTGGGGGAAATTCCTGTTCCTGCGGTAATCCATTGGAATTTTAACCATTTTGTAGTGCTCTGCGGATTTACCCGGAAGGGAGCCGTCATCAACGACCCGGCCAGAGGGAGGACCGTCGTTTCCATGAAGGAATTTGACCGGGCCTTTACCGGCGTAGTCCTTTCCCTGGAACCGGGAGAGGACTTTGAAAAAAGCGGCGCGCCAAAGAGTATCTGGGGCTTTGTAAAAAAGCGCCTGGCCGGGACCAAGGCCGCGTTTGCCTTTATCATGGTCACGGCGCTGTTCATCGCGTGCATTGGCATCGTTCAGCCTCTATTCTCCAAAGTGTTCATGGACAGTATCTTAACAAGAGAACATGCGGAATGGCTGTATCCATTCATAGGGCTTTTGACCGCCGTGGTGCTTTTTCAGCTGGTGGTCACGTTTCTTAAAACAGTATACAGCAAGCGGCTGGAAGGGAAATTTGCCATTGTCGCCAATACGGGCTTTATCTGGCATGTGCTGCACCTGCCCATGAACTTTTTCTCACAGCGGAGCGCCGGAGATCTGGCGGGGAGGCAAGGGCTTAATCAGGGCATCACCAATACGCTGATATCGGAGATTGCTCCGACAATCCTGGATTTTATGACGCTTATCCTGTATTTGGTCATTATGATACGCTACAGTTTGATCCTGACCTTGGTAGGTCTTGTGACCGTCGCGGTCAATCTGTTTTCGGCACAGATCGTATCAAAGAAGATCATGAACATAAGCAGGGTTGCCATGCGGGAGCAAGGCAAGGTGCAGAGTGTCACCACCTCCGGCATAGAGATGGTGGAGACCATCAAGGCATCCGGCGCGGAGAACGGTTTTTTCCAGCGCTGGTCCGGGTATGTGGCGAGGGAAGCAGCAGAAAACAACAGGATGCTTTATGTGAACCTGTATATGAATTCCATTCCTCAGTTCCTCACCTCTCTGGCCAATATTTCCGTTCTGCTGATCGGGGCGCTGCTGATATTCGGCGGGAGCTTCACCGTCGGCATGCTGCTGGCTTTTCAGGGCTTCATCGGTCAGTTTATCGCGCCTGCGCTCACCCTGACCGCGGTCAGCTCTACTATACAGCAGATGCGCGCTTCCATGGAGCGCGTGGAGGATGTGATGGAATATCCCGCTGACAGGACAGAAGAGACGTCAGAGGCAGGGAGCCTCAAAGGAGCGCATAAGCTGTCGGGAGATATTGAGCTTGAGCACATCACCTTCGGATATAATACGATGCTCGCCCCTCTTATTGATGATTTCTGCATCCATATAAAGCCTGGCTCCAAGATCGCCTTTGTCGGCGGTTCCGGCTGCGGGAAATCCACCATGACAAAGCTGATCTCCGGACTCTATAAGCCATGGTCCGGCTCCATCCGTTTTGACGGCAGGCCGATGGACGAGATAAACCATATGATCTTCACCAGCTCTTTGGCGGTGATTGACCAGGATATCACACTGTTTCAGGATACCATCAGCAATAATATCAAAATGTGGGACGATTCCATCGAGGATTTTGAGGTCATCATGGCGGCCAAGGACGCCAGCATGCACGAAGAAATCATGCTTCGGGACGGCTACGGCTGTAAGCTGACCGAAGGCGGCAGGAACTTCTCCGGCGGACAGAGGCAGAGGCTGGAGATTGCCCGGGTGCTCGCCCAGGATCCCAGCATCGTCATCCTGGATGAGGCCACCAGCGCGCTGGATGCCAAGACGGAATACGAGGTCATCCATGCCATCAAGGAGCGGGGGATCACCTGCATCATCGTTGCCCACAGGCTGTCCACCATACGCGACTGCGATGAGATCATCGTGATGAATTACGGTGAGGTCGTGGAGCGGGGAACTCATGAGGAACTGATGAGTAACGGCGGGCTGTATACGCAGCTCATCACGACAGAATAAGGAGGAGGACTTCATGGGATGGTTTGAAGACCAGCTGCAGCAGCGGCAGGAAATGGATGACGAACTTTTCGTAAATGCGTTTTATGAGCTTTCCTCGGTAGTGATGCCTTCAGCCGGCGCACATGCCATGGAAGACGACATAGAAGCTTCAGGAAATGCCATTGTAGAGATTCTGCATTATCTGCATGCTCCTTCTGCGGAGATCCCTCCGGAGATCAAAAATCTGAATGACCGGTTGGAATACGCCCTGCGCCCCACCGGCATTATGCGCCGGCGGGTGGAGCTCACGGACACATGGTACCGGGACTCCATCAATCCGCTTCTGGCGGCCAAAAAGGATGGGACAGTCGTGGCGCTTCTTCCCAGCGGCGTCAGAGGATACCGCTATTTCGACCCGAAGAAAAAGCGGAGAGTCCGGGTCACAAAGAGGAATGTGGAAGAATTTGAACGAGATGCTTTCTGTTTTTATCAGGCGTTTCCTCAACGGGAGATGGGAATCCGGGATCTCCTGGTTTTCATCGCCCGCAGCCTGAGCGTGTGGGACTATGCTTATGCGGCGGCGATGACCCTCGTGATATCTCTCATCGGCCTGGTGACGCCCTACGCCACCCAGATTGTCTTTTCCAGCGTCATCCCGGCGGGAATCGCTTATTATCTGTTTCCCATCAGTGTGCTGTTGATCACGGCATTGGTAGCCAGCAATCTGTTCTCCATGTGCAGCAGTGTCCTGGACGCCAGGATTGAGCGGAAATTAAATATCGCGGTGAAAAGCGCCGCGATGGCGAGGCTTCTGTCACTGCAGCCGGGATTTTTTAAGGAATCGTCGGCAGGCGAGACGGCGAAGCGCCTGGAAAGTATAAGCAATCTCGCCAAAACCCTGGAGGATACTGTGATCAATACGGGACTTACGGCGCTCTTTTCCCTGGTCTATGTAGTCCAGATCATAAGCTTTTCAAAACCGCTTGCCATAGCGGGCTGTGCGATCCTCGGCCTGAATCTGCTCTACACAGTATTTGACAGCTACTTTCAGATGTCCTATTCCAGGAAGACGCTGAATGCGGATGCAAAGCTCAACGGTATGGTTTTCTCTATTTTCAATGGAATCCAGAAGATTAAGCTGTCCGGTTCGGAAAAGCGGATGTTCGGCAGATGGGCGAAGGAATATAAGGAATCGGCGAAGCTTTCTTATGATCCGCCGATGGTGGTGAAGCTGGGCCCGGTTGTGAGCGTACTGTTTTCTGCAGGAAGCCTGCTGGTGCTTTACACAGTGGCGGCGGTCTCCGGTGTGAGTCCAGCGACCTATATGGCGTTTACCGCTGCCTACGCTTCTGTCAGCACCGCGATCATGGGGCTGGCGCAGATTACGGGCGTTATAGCGAAAATAAAGCCCATGATGGAAATGGCTGAGCCGATCATGAAGGCAAGGCCGGATGTATCGGGGCATAAAAAGAGCGTCACAAAGCTGGGCGGAGGAATCGAACTCAGCAATATCACATTTCAGTATAAACAGGATGGACCGAAGATTCTTGACAATCTGTCCCTTAAGATCCGTCCGAACCAGTATGTAGCGGTAGTTGGCAAAACAGGATGCGGAAAATCTACGCTGATGCGTATTCTGCTGGGCTTCGAAAAGCCGCAGTCGGGGGCGGTCTATTACGATGGGAAGGACCTCGAGACGCTGGACGTGCGTTCTGTGCGGCGGAATATCGGGGTGGTAATGCAGAATGGAGCGCTTTTCGCAGGAGATATTTATTCCAATATTGTCGTTTCCGCGCCGTGGCTGACTCTGGAGGATGCCTGGGAAGCGGCGAGGATGGCCGGCATCGACGAGGACATCCGCAGGATGCCGATGAACATGCACACAGTTCTTTCCGAGGGAAGCGGCGGAATATCCGGAGGGCAGAAGCAGCGGCTGATGATCGCCCGCGCCATCGCTCCGGGGCCTAAGATCGTCATGTTCGACGAAGCGACTTCGGCGCTTGACAATATCACCCAGAAGCAGGTCTCCCAATCCCTGGACGGTCTGCACAGCACCAGGATCATCATAGCGCACCGGCTGTCCACCATCAAACAGTGTGACCGCATCATCCTGTTAGACCAGGGAAAGATCGCGGAGGACGGTACCTTTGACGAGCTGGTTGCCCAAAACGGGCAGTTTGCGGAGCTGGTGCGGCGGCAGATGGTATAGAAATAAAAATAGAAAGAAAGTGAGACACTCCGTTCTTCTGACCGTATATATAAGCAGAAGGCAGAGAAACAAAAGTCCAGAAAAAGAAAAGGAGATATTCAGATGAGTGAAGAGAAGAAATTTACGGAATTAAGTGAAGAAGCGACGGAGTCCGTGGATGGCGGTACGGCAGGCGTTTACTGCGGCAAGCGGATCATCACGGCTTTCGGAAAGGCATGCGGTGACTATTCGCCGGGCAGAAACTTTTTCAACCAAAGGGTCATTGCCATCAGCGGTACCTGCGGAGCGTGCAGACATATGGTCAGGTGCGACGGCTGGCATGTGTGCGACGCCAGGATCATTTCCGGCGGCGAGTAAAGCCGGAGTATTAGCCTGTATGTAAAATAATTTACATAAATAACCAATCTTAAGGAGGAAATGAACATGAGTGAAGAAAAGAAAGCAATGGAACTGACGGATGAGGAATTACAGTCTGTAGACGGCGGCAGAGCGGCATACGGCGGCCACAGGATCGTGACCGGAATAACGAAGGCCTGCGGAGATTACGCTCCCGGCTCGAACTTCTACAACAGGAAGATCCTGGCTGTCAGCGGTACATGCGGCGCATGTTCTCATTTGATGAAAGAAGACGGCTGGCATCTTTGCGGTTTTCACAAGGACTGATCTTAAAGGAAGTCAGACGAATTGTGCGGGCGTTTCGGTGAAACGCCCGCGTATTCGCGTATAAAGGAGACAGGAATGAAACGAAGCTGGGTGCGAAGAGATTTTTCGGCTGACAGCCCGATCCGGGAGACACTTCTTTTAAAACTGCTTAAACAGTCTTCTGCGGTCAGGGAGATCCCGGACCAGTATGACGAATGGATCGCCGCAGCCGGAATCCCGGAGGAAGAGCGGTCTGCCATGGACAAGGGCCTTTTCAGAAAAAAGGAATGACGGTAATGGAACGAGGAAAGGGTACTTTATGAAGAAGCGGTCCGGGAGGAAGAGAGAATGTCAGTCGATCTGGAGTCAAAGGACGGGATAAGCTGTATGTACGAACAGTATTTTCCCAAAATCTACAATTATGTGTATTACCGGGTTTATGACCATGAGATTTGCGGAGACATCGTCAGCGGTATTTTTCTGAAGGTATTGGAGCATGCACGGGACTACGACCCGCAGAAAGCCGGATTTTCCACATGGATTTATGCCATAGCGCGCCATGCGGTCGTCGATTATTACCGCAGGGCAAGGCAGCCTGCGGATAATTTGGACGATTTTATGGATACGCTCGCCTGTTCTCTGGATTTTGAAGAGGCATACCGTATATATTCTGAGGAAATGCACGGAGAGATCATGAGCCTGCTCGGAGTGCTGAGCGAAACAGAACAGAATGTCATATATATGCGCTATTTTGAAGGGCGGAGCGGCAGGGAGACAGCCTTTTCACTGGGATTAAACCCCAGTACGGAACGGACTCTCCATGGCCGCGCCCTCAAAAAAATGCTCCGATTTTTCAGAGAGCAGGGCATATCCCTGGAGGATATGGTCTGAGAGACAGGATAAAGATAAGGAGGAATCGAGAATGAAAGAAGAAAAGATGACAAATAGGAACGGCTTTTCCGCTTTGTCCGACGAGGCTCTGGACGGCGTAACAGGCGGTCTGAGGAGCATGGACTGGCGCACCTGCAAAACCTGCGGCTATTTGGGCGGGGGATGGCTGTTTACCGATGGAAACCGAAACGTCAGATGCCCCGAGTGCGGGGCAAAGCAGTCAGCCTGGTAGAAGGCGGCAGAAAAAGATACGCAGAAATACCTCGTGGGAATGGCAGAGGATTTTATATAAGCATTGGACATTGTGGCAAATAAGAAGTAAAATACAGATGTAGCCAGATATGGAATCATTTCTCTGGCGCATCTGTTTTTTGATGTGGGGAAGCAGCTTAAAACAATCTTGAACATGAAAAGAAAGTGAGGAAAGGAATATGAGTAAAATATTGGTGGCATATTTTTCGGCAAGTGGAGTCACTGCCAAATTGGCAAAGAAACTGGCTTCGGCGATAGACGGGGACCTGCACGAGATCGTACCGGAACAACCGTATACGGCGGCCGACCTGGACTGGATGAACAAAAAAAGCCGCAGCAGTATTGAAATGAATGATAAGTCTTTCCGCCCTGCCGTTGCGAATAAGGTTCCCAATATGGGGAAATATGATGTCCTCTATATTGGATTTCCCATATGGTGGTACGTTGCGCCTTCGATCATCAATACATTTTTGGAGTCCTATGATCTGGAAGGAAAGACTGTCATCCCCTTTGCGACCTCGGGGAGCAGCGGAATGGGTCAGACCAACGAAGAATTGAAGGTATCCTGTCCAGGCGCGCTTCTCAAAGAAGGGAAACGCTTTAATGCGGATGCGGAAACGGCAGAACTTAAGAAATGGGCGGACAGCTTCGGGCTGTAAAGAAGCGGAGAGCCTGTTGGCAGATAAATAAAAGAAAGAAGAGTGAGGACAGTGCGAATGGATCATTTAGGAAAAGAAATCAGAAAACTGGGTTTTGGCATGATGCGGCTGCCGCAGAAGGACGGCAGGATTGATATCGAACAGACCAAACAGATGGTGGATATGTTTTTAGAAGCCGGTTTTACATATTTTGACACTGCGTGGGCATATGCCGGCAGCGAGGACGCGGTCCGTCAGGCGCTGGTGGAGCGCTATCCCCGTGACAGATTTCAGTTGGCGACTAAAAACGCGGCGTGGATCGACTGTAAAAGCAGAGAGGATGCGGCCAGGCAGTTTGACGTTTCTTTGGAGCAGACAGGGGCGGGCTATTTTGATTTTTACCTGCTGCATAATTTGGGAGAGGGCCGCACCCATTTCTTCAATGACTTCGATATGTGGAGCTTTGTGCGGGAGAAAAAAGAGCAGGGGCTGATCAAACACATCGGATTTTCATTCCATTCCACGCCGGAGGAGCTGGATGAGCTTCTGACCAGGCATCCGGAAATGGAGTTTGTACAGCTCCAGATCAATTATGCCGACTGGGATTATCCGGCGGTGCAGTCCCGCCGCTGCTATGAGGTGGCGAGGAAACACGGAAAGCCGGTGGTGATCATGGAGCCGGTGAAGGGCGGCATGCTGGCCAATCCTCCGGAATCGGTCCAAAAGATTTTTAAAGCCGCTGAGCCGGACAGATCCATCGCATCCTGGGCCATCCGTTTTGCCGCTGATCTGGAAGGCGTGATCACGGTGCTGTCCGGTATGAGCGATCTGGAGCAGATGCAGGATAATCTTTCTTACATGAAGGAGTTTACCGGTCTTTCGGCGGAAGAGAGGGAAACCCTTAAAACCGCGCAGAAAGAGATCGCCCGG belongs to Qiania dongpingensis and includes:
- a CDS encoding NHLP family bacteriocin export ABC transporter peptidase/permease/ATPase subunit translates to MVKPVKVPVIIQMEALECGAASLAMIMAYYEKWVPLEQVRIACGVSRDGSSLKGLKAAAAEYGFQAKAYRYELEAVGEIPVPAVIHWNFNHFVVLCGFTRKGAVINDPARGRTVVSMKEFDRAFTGVVLSLEPGEDFEKSGAPKSIWGFVKKRLAGTKAAFAFIMVTALFIACIGIVQPLFSKVFMDSILTREHAEWLYPFIGLLTAVVLFQLVVTFLKTVYSKRLEGKFAIVANTGFIWHVLHLPMNFFSQRSAGDLAGRQGLNQGITNTLISEIAPTILDFMTLILYLVIMIRYSLILTLVGLVTVAVNLFSAQIVSKKIMNISRVAMREQGKVQSVTTSGIEMVETIKASGAENGFFQRWSGYVAREAAENNRMLYVNLYMNSIPQFLTSLANISVLLIGALLIFGGSFTVGMLLAFQGFIGQFIAPALTLTAVSSTIQQMRASMERVEDVMEYPADRTEETSEAGSLKGAHKLSGDIELEHITFGYNTMLAPLIDDFCIHIKPGSKIAFVGGSGCGKSTMTKLISGLYKPWSGSIRFDGRPMDEINHMIFTSSLAVIDQDITLFQDTISNNIKMWDDSIEDFEVIMAAKDASMHEEIMLRDGYGCKLTEGGRNFSGGQRQRLEIARVLAQDPSIVILDEATSALDAKTEYEVIHAIKERGITCIIVAHRLSTIRDCDEIIVMNYGEVVERGTHEELMSNGGLYTQLITTE
- a CDS encoding NHLP bacteriocin export ABC transporter permease/ATPase subunit — encoded protein: MGWFEDQLQQRQEMDDELFVNAFYELSSVVMPSAGAHAMEDDIEASGNAIVEILHYLHAPSAEIPPEIKNLNDRLEYALRPTGIMRRRVELTDTWYRDSINPLLAAKKDGTVVALLPSGVRGYRYFDPKKKRRVRVTKRNVEEFERDAFCFYQAFPQREMGIRDLLVFIARSLSVWDYAYAAAMTLVISLIGLVTPYATQIVFSSVIPAGIAYYLFPISVLLITALVASNLFSMCSSVLDARIERKLNIAVKSAAMARLLSLQPGFFKESSAGETAKRLESISNLAKTLEDTVINTGLTALFSLVYVVQIISFSKPLAIAGCAILGLNLLYTVFDSYFQMSYSRKTLNADAKLNGMVFSIFNGIQKIKLSGSEKRMFGRWAKEYKESAKLSYDPPMVVKLGPVVSVLFSAGSLLVLYTVAAVSGVSPATYMAFTAAYASVSTAIMGLAQITGVIAKIKPMMEMAEPIMKARPDVSGHKKSVTKLGGGIELSNITFQYKQDGPKILDNLSLKIRPNQYVAVVGKTGCGKSTLMRILLGFEKPQSGAVYYDGKDLETLDVRSVRRNIGVVMQNGALFAGDIYSNIVVSAPWLTLEDAWEAARMAGIDEDIRRMPMNMHTVLSEGSGGISGGQKQRLMIARAIAPGPKIVMFDEATSALDNITQKQVSQSLDGLHSTRIIIAHRLSTIKQCDRIILLDQGKIAEDGTFDELVAQNGQFAELVRRQMV
- a CDS encoding RNA polymerase sigma factor produces the protein MSVDLESKDGISCMYEQYFPKIYNYVYYRVYDHEICGDIVSGIFLKVLEHARDYDPQKAGFSTWIYAIARHAVVDYYRRARQPADNLDDFMDTLACSLDFEEAYRIYSEEMHGEIMSLLGVLSETEQNVIYMRYFEGRSGRETAFSLGLNPSTERTLHGRALKKMLRFFREQGISLEDMV
- a CDS encoding flavodoxin, whose product is MSKILVAYFSASGVTAKLAKKLASAIDGDLHEIVPEQPYTAADLDWMNKKSRSSIEMNDKSFRPAVANKVPNMGKYDVLYIGFPIWWYVAPSIINTFLESYDLEGKTVIPFATSGSSGMGQTNEELKVSCPGALLKEGKRFNADAETAELKKWADSFGL